One window of Tindallia californiensis genomic DNA carries:
- a CDS encoding type IV pilus twitching motility protein PilT, whose translation MNIRDILTKALETKASDVHITVMNPPIIRVDGSLQPMDHSVLKPDDTKYLVYEVLTEYQQNCLKENGEIDVSFAIPQIGRFRVNAYLQRGTYGMALRVVNIRIPTIEELGIPSHIAALTHKQRGLILVTGPTGSGKSTTLAAMIDLINKERKCHVLTLEDPIEYLHKHQQSIVNQREVGLDTKSFANGLRSALRQDPDVILVGEMRDLETMAIAITAAETGHLVLSTLHTIGAAKTVDRILDVFPPHQQQQVRIQLSSVIEGIISQQIMPKKEGSGRVAAFEIMTATPAIRNLVREGKTHQIQTSVQTGSKYGMITMDDALINLVKKGVISKETCATFAQDSDFVQRNLKNML comes from the coding sequence ATGAATATACGTGACATCCTAACAAAAGCACTTGAAACCAAAGCATCAGATGTTCATATAACGGTTATGAATCCTCCTATCATTAGGGTGGACGGATCACTTCAACCAATGGATCATTCTGTATTAAAACCAGATGACACTAAATATCTGGTATATGAAGTATTAACTGAATACCAACAAAATTGCTTAAAAGAAAATGGAGAAATAGATGTGTCTTTTGCTATTCCTCAGATAGGTAGATTTCGAGTGAATGCCTACTTACAACGAGGAACCTATGGGATGGCTCTCAGAGTGGTTAATATAAGAATTCCTACCATAGAAGAACTAGGAATACCTTCTCATATTGCGGCGCTTACTCATAAACAAAGAGGCCTTATACTGGTTACAGGTCCTACCGGATCTGGTAAATCAACCACTTTGGCAGCGATGATCGACTTGATCAATAAAGAACGCAAATGTCATGTGTTAACCTTGGAAGACCCTATTGAATATCTTCATAAACATCAACAAAGCATTGTAAATCAACGGGAAGTGGGGTTGGATACAAAGTCTTTTGCAAATGGTCTTCGGTCAGCTTTACGTCAAGATCCTGATGTTATCCTTGTCGGAGAGATGCGAGATCTTGAAACCATGGCTATAGCCATCACTGCTGCCGAGACGGGACATTTGGTTTTGAGTACTTTGCATACCATCGGGGCGGCTAAGACTGTCGATAGAATATTGGATGTTTTTCCTCCGCATCAGCAACAACAAGTAAGAATTCAACTTTCTTCTGTCATAGAGGGTATTATATCTCAACAGATTATGCCCAAAAAAGAAGGTTCTGGCCGAGTGGCAGCCTTTGAAATCATGACAGCTACACCGGCTATTAGAAACTTGGTTAGAGAAGGAAAGACACATCAAATACAAACATCAGTTCAAACTGGATCAAAATATGGAATGATCACGATGGATGATGCATTAATAAACCTCGTGAAAAAAGGTGTCATATCGAAAGAAACCTGTGCCACCTTTGCTCAGGACAGCGATTTTGTTCAACGAAATCTAAAAAACATGCTGTAA
- a CDS encoding type II secretion system F family protein: MPQFRYESISPSGEVISGKETADSREEIIRKLREQQQYPTTVEEITEKDIRDIQFTTRINIKYIAVFCRQFYTMQNAGVTIVNALDIMRQQMPHKGFRKIISEVYEDVQKGFTFSEALSKHPKTFPELMTYMVAAGEVSGNLDVVMLRMATHYEKEYKINSKIKSAMVYPMILSVVAIAVVVFLLTVVMPTFIGMFEGSGVPLPAPTRILLAISSFLQSSWYIVAGMLLILFVLFRYITSKPAGKRSIDNIKFYMPIIRDLTTKVAAARFTRTLSTLLNSGIPLLQALESVAGAVGNKVVADGIMAAREDIRKGVALSTPIRNLRLFPPMVHNMIKIGEESGTLDEILEKTANIFDEEVETEIQRLLTFVEPMMILVMGLVIGFIVISMVLPMFDMMQTI; encoded by the coding sequence ATGCCACAATTTCGATATGAATCTATTAGTCCCAGCGGTGAAGTCATATCAGGAAAAGAAACAGCCGACAGCCGGGAAGAAATCATAAGGAAGCTTAGAGAGCAACAGCAATACCCTACGACGGTAGAAGAAATAACTGAAAAAGACATAAGGGATATTCAATTTACTACTCGTATTAACATCAAATATATAGCCGTCTTTTGCAGACAATTTTATACCATGCAAAATGCAGGAGTAACCATTGTAAATGCTTTGGATATTATGCGACAACAAATGCCTCATAAAGGATTCAGAAAGATTATTAGCGAAGTTTATGAAGATGTACAGAAAGGGTTTACTTTTTCTGAAGCATTATCGAAACATCCCAAAACGTTTCCAGAACTAATGACCTATATGGTAGCGGCTGGAGAGGTATCCGGTAACTTAGATGTGGTGATGCTGCGGATGGCAACTCATTATGAAAAAGAATATAAAATAAACAGCAAAATCAAAAGCGCTATGGTGTATCCAATGATACTAAGTGTTGTAGCCATTGCAGTTGTCGTATTTTTGCTTACGGTAGTTATGCCTACCTTTATAGGCATGTTCGAAGGTAGTGGAGTTCCTTTGCCAGCACCTACCAGAATCCTTCTTGCCATTAGTAGTTTCCTTCAAAGTAGTTGGTATATCGTAGCAGGAATGCTTCTTATTCTCTTTGTTTTATTTCGATACATAACTTCAAAACCAGCTGGAAAAAGAAGCATTGATAATATAAAATTTTATATGCCGATTATTCGTGATTTAACTACTAAAGTGGCCGCTGCTAGGTTCACAAGAACCCTTTCAACCTTATTAAATAGTGGTATTCCATTGCTTCAGGCGCTGGAAAGTGTAGCTGGAGCAGTTGGCAATAAAGTGGTGGCTGATGGAATTATGGCTGCCCGAGAAGATATACGAAAAGGGGTAGCCCTTTCCACCCCAATTCGTAATCTTAGACTCTTTCCTCCAATGGTACACAATATGATTAAAATTGGAGAAGAGTCAGGAACGCTGGACGAAATACTGGAAAAGACAGCAAATATTTTTGATGAGGAGGTGGAAACGGAAATTCAACGTCTGCTAACCTTTGTAGAGCCCATGATGATTTTAGTCATGGGACTGGTCATTGGATTTATCGTGATCAGTATGGTATTGCCAATGTTTGACATGATGCAGACGATTTAA
- a CDS encoding type II secretion system protein → MIQWFNKKLKNRKGFTLIELIVVVAILGVLALIAVPRLGGLTSDAEETAHKATARTIASAVTMAEAQGDLGEDAINKHLDGITVEIGTSNDNDNWVIELDDDDQIENMWPPGSENIWPIE, encoded by the coding sequence ATGATTCAATGGTTTAATAAGAAATTAAAAAACAGAAAAGGCTTCACGTTGATTGAACTGATTGTGGTAGTTGCGATTTTGGGGGTTTTGGCTCTGATAGCTGTTCCAAGATTAGGAGGATTAACTTCTGATGCCGAAGAAACAGCACATAAAGCAACGGCTAGAACGATTGCTAGTGCTGTAACTATGGCAGAAGCTCAAGGAGATTTAGGTGAAGATGCTATTAATAAACACTTAGATGGAATAACTGTTGAGATTGGTACTAGTAATGATAATGACAATTGGGTTATTGAATTAGATGATGACGATCAAATAGAGAATATGTGGCCACCTGGTAGTGAAAATATTTGGCCAATAGAATAA
- a CDS encoding transposase: MIRGNGGQSLFEHDEDQIKFLEILAETKEKTKYEIDLYAYCLMGNHVHLLIKENNMDLGDFMRRATAQYALWMNYKYERKGHVFQDRFKSEPAEDDRYLLTVFRYILQNPTKAGLSKGVFDYKWSSWKSYEHNHEYPVGLTDVTYIINIFGKTRKEAIERMKRFVQKKNNDSCMDIETGIRLTDNELRDRIKREFPEIKYQSLNQLPKEDRNEALRKIKSIEGAAKLQIARITGLGAKVVQNA; encoded by the coding sequence ATGATTAGGGGAAATGGAGGACAGTCTCTGTTTGAACATGATGAGGATCAAATAAAGTTTTTAGAAATTCTGGCAGAAACAAAAGAGAAAACTAAGTATGAAATTGATTTATATGCGTATTGCCTGATGGGAAATCATGTGCACTTACTGATCAAAGAAAACAACATGGATCTTGGAGATTTTATGCGCAGAGCAACTGCACAATATGCCCTATGGATGAATTATAAGTATGAACGAAAAGGTCACGTTTTCCAGGATCGATTTAAAAGTGAACCAGCGGAAGATGACAGGTATTTATTAACCGTCTTCAGATACATATTACAAAATCCTACGAAAGCTGGATTATCCAAGGGAGTATTTGATTATAAATGGAGCAGCTGGAAATCGTATGAACATAACCATGAATACCCGGTAGGTTTGACGGACGTTACCTATATCATCAACATTTTTGGTAAAACAAGAAAAGAAGCCATCGAACGAATGAAGCGTTTTGTACAGAAAAAGAATAATGACAGTTGTATGGATATTGAAACAGGAATCCGCCTCACAGATAATGAACTTCGAGACCGAATAAAAAGAGAATTTCCTGAAATTAAGTATCAGTCTTTGAATCAATTACCCAAAGAAGATCGGAACGAAGCCTTAAGGAAAATAAAATCCATTGAAGGAGCAGCAAAACTACAAATTGCTCGAATAACCGGTCTTGGTGCTAAAGTTGTTCAAAATGCGTAG
- a CDS encoding nucleotidyltransferase domain-containing protein has protein sequence MFQKPELEQIIRQIIEKYNPQDIYVFGSYAKGVVHRYSDIDLCLIVDVQNKRAFKRRLHLEIDYDVDLDIVVYTPEQWQKYNDDPARFANIIDREGESLIGRFH, from the coding sequence ATGTTTCAAAAACCTGAGTTAGAACAGATCATTCGTCAAATTATAGAAAAATACAATCCCCAGGATATATACGTATTTGGATCATACGCCAAAGGCGTGGTTCACCGGTACAGCGATATTGACCTGTGCTTAATTGTAGATGTGCAAAATAAGCGAGCTTTCAAGCGTCGACTACATCTTGAAATTGACTATGATGTGGATTTGGATATTGTAGTCTACACACCGGAACAGTGGCAAAAGTACAACGATGATCCAGCGCGTTTTGCCAATATCATTGATAGGGAAGGGGAGAGTCTCATTGGTCGATTCCACTAA
- a CDS encoding type II secretion system protein codes for MEKCFLSNKKAITLIEIILSIALLGIISIMLLPIIAFTLNASNYNQNQETARQIAANQINWLRSLDYHDELGLDLENYSPKGIVDTNLYMNREETSPYVINGVNYYITTRVYWDDTENVDGIIVPDASKKVDVIVESNNPFTKEVAQVSVLGTLISFEGERLPSNPGVMIKTYWRNYNQPQPQVQVELDEQSGPRNYRQFTDQQGRVIIIFEGERKDEGLWELGSLSWTRGTGRLISSPVKALEDRWEDKREIALDFSGNNFYEEEILVDFPGLIKIINLDEVMQEVQDTGMDIAFKILPEDFTLPEGVGIEHITIQNQDLHVLNNLEFWTGYTYKYSISKDLEDSEREYELAIQEASGNWKPWEGGFEQYSFKETLQELQLVMMLKEETVSYNLKDQVIELILPFSSELGNIDHLGEASFPFAFMRGEQSIDLPEYKKYESVEAMKEAWTPPEEDDPIEFDPEPGYVLEKEENRLILSIRDDELQDELQGLEMGPTVDLVILETENIKDSLAVPLAPYSNTIEVKPQNHTSE; via the coding sequence ATGGAAAAGTGCTTTTTATCCAATAAAAAAGCTATTACCTTAATTGAGATCATTCTTTCCATTGCATTGTTGGGTATTATTTCTATTATGCTTTTACCGATAATTGCCTTTACCCTGAATGCTTCAAATTACAATCAAAATCAAGAAACCGCAAGGCAAATTGCAGCCAATCAAATCAACTGGCTAAGAAGCCTGGACTATCATGATGAACTTGGGCTGGATCTGGAAAATTATTCACCAAAGGGAATAGTGGATACAAATTTATACATGAATAGAGAGGAAACCAGTCCTTATGTAATCAATGGGGTAAACTACTATATCACAACGAGGGTGTATTGGGATGATACGGAAAATGTGGATGGTATCATAGTTCCCGATGCCAGTAAAAAAGTGGATGTAATTGTTGAATCAAACAATCCTTTTACAAAAGAAGTGGCGCAGGTATCGGTTCTAGGAACCCTGATATCCTTTGAAGGAGAAAGGCTGCCATCCAATCCCGGGGTGATGATTAAAACCTATTGGAGAAACTATAACCAACCCCAACCTCAGGTTCAAGTTGAATTGGATGAACAAAGTGGACCTAGAAATTATCGCCAGTTTACGGATCAGCAAGGCCGTGTCATCATCATTTTTGAAGGAGAAAGAAAAGATGAAGGCCTATGGGAACTGGGAAGTTTAAGTTGGACTCGAGGAACGGGAAGGTTGATAAGTTCTCCTGTAAAAGCCCTAGAAGACCGGTGGGAGGATAAAAGAGAAATCGCCTTGGACTTTTCTGGGAATAACTTTTATGAAGAAGAAATTTTGGTGGATTTTCCCGGACTGATTAAGATCATCAATTTGGATGAAGTTATGCAAGAAGTCCAAGATACAGGCATGGATATTGCCTTCAAAATTTTGCCCGAAGACTTTACGCTACCTGAAGGAGTAGGGATAGAGCACATTACCATTCAAAACCAGGATTTACATGTTCTGAATAATTTGGAATTTTGGACAGGCTATACCTATAAATATAGCATAAGCAAAGACTTAGAGGATTCGGAAAGAGAGTATGAACTAGCCATACAAGAAGCCAGTGGGAATTGGAAACCTTGGGAAGGTGGATTTGAACAATACAGTTTTAAAGAAACTTTACAGGAGTTACAGTTAGTTATGATGTTAAAGGAAGAAACCGTTTCCTATAATCTAAAAGACCAGGTGATAGAGTTAATCCTTCCTTTTTCTTCTGAGTTAGGAAATATAGATCATTTAGGAGAAGCCTCCTTTCCTTTTGCATTTATGAGAGGGGAACAGAGCATCGACTTACCCGAGTATAAAAAGTATGAAAGTGTGGAAGCAATGAAGGAAGCTTGGACACCTCCTGAAGAAGATGACCCGATAGAATTTGACCCTGAACCAGGATATGTACTGGAAAAAGAAGAGAACCGATTGATATTAAGTATTCGAGATGATGAACTGCAAGATGAGTTGCAAGGGTTAGAAATGGGACCGACAGTGGATTTAGTTATTTTAGAAACAGAAAACATTAAAGATTCTTTAGCTGTTCCCTTAGCACCCTATAGCAACACAATAGAAGTTAAGCCGCAAAATCATACTAGCGAGTAG
- a CDS encoding PulJ/GspJ family protein: protein MEVKDFKKNEYSQGFTLLEVIIVVGLMLVVITASYNLLFHGIFATQSIQEQALLSMEVQPFYYQLEKEIKQARKSEENQPVVRGESPEGVGYATLIFYSDITGDGKPENIKYALENNNLVKSYRVRNSKGTEFDEYPYEYSGNYGNERTVLRNITNGSIFRNIERVNQDPNNDTDHRKSFEVHIEIEGVQDKSQKMYFEGYLMTRSRVEAD, encoded by the coding sequence ATGGAAGTGAAGGATTTCAAAAAAAATGAATACAGCCAAGGCTTTACCCTATTAGAAGTTATTATTGTGGTAGGCTTAATGCTTGTAGTAATAACCGCTTCCTATAATTTATTATTCCATGGAATTTTTGCGACACAATCAATACAGGAACAAGCCTTACTTTCTATGGAGGTGCAACCCTTTTACTATCAGCTGGAAAAGGAGATTAAACAGGCAAGAAAATCAGAAGAAAACCAACCGGTGGTAAGGGGAGAAAGCCCGGAAGGTGTAGGATATGCTACATTAATTTTCTATTCGGACATCACCGGGGATGGAAAACCGGAAAACATTAAATATGCACTGGAAAATAATAATTTAGTAAAATCTTATAGGGTTCGCAATAGCAAAGGTACGGAATTTGATGAGTACCCCTATGAATATTCCGGGAACTATGGGAATGAGCGTACAGTCCTTCGAAACATAACCAACGGTAGCATATTTAGAAATATTGAACGGGTGAATCAGGATCCAAACAATGATACGGATCACCGAAAATCCTTTGAAGTGCATATTGAAATTGAAGGAGTTCAAGACAAGAGTCAAAAAATGTATTTTGAAGGTTATTTAATGACACGGAGCAGAGTGGAAGCGGATTGA
- a CDS encoding pilus assembly PilX N-terminal domain-containing protein — translation MKKYNNDRGFTLIVVLLAFCVIMVLLLGLITTVSSQQTISSFTEKQEKSIQYAEAGFNKYLWYLNEYSDFYEMEEGQEMVGQPIAYDHGFYQLEVLPPDELDRYVTIRSTGWVEGEETNKRTIEVQVQRKQFVHHVYASESEGNNIWWTAGDEVHGPYHTNGHLRIRNPVFYDTVSYSGNYIRGNPYSPTYHNIHGGAEKSETMEIPATNSSLEQWAAMDGYVFEGRTAIHLKGDKIKVKYIENNTVIEEERPLPPNDIIYIKGNQNNNKWHPDTGNLFISGELEGRLTIGAENNIYITATDPTEWYDDQEWYPGGQYRNDESQVPPTPLENPSQGGITYKNTTFGDPDNPSVWDSEREIWIREAEGEDMLGLVANHDVLILHHGWLRDGTDGNGWSWDYEWEKRWTGPFWNRRFRNWQRSSTDSRMYDVAPNDMHIHGAVFATQGGFGFENHDSGSRKGDIILWGNITQKERLAVGIINSTGYLKKYAHDPRMFYRYPPRILEPTNLGWEIRDWKEVTGE, via the coding sequence ATGAAAAAATATAATAACGATAGAGGTTTTACCCTAATTGTTGTATTGCTCGCTTTTTGTGTGATTATGGTTTTATTGCTGGGTCTGATCACTACGGTCTCCAGTCAACAAACAATTTCAAGTTTTACCGAGAAACAGGAAAAGAGCATTCAATATGCTGAGGCGGGATTTAACAAATACCTTTGGTACTTAAATGAGTACTCAGACTTTTATGAGATGGAAGAGGGTCAGGAGATGGTCGGTCAACCAATTGCCTATGACCACGGCTTTTATCAATTAGAGGTACTACCACCGGATGAGTTGGACCGATACGTAACGATCCGCTCAACAGGCTGGGTTGAAGGGGAAGAAACAAACAAAAGAACTATTGAAGTACAAGTGCAAAGAAAGCAGTTTGTCCATCATGTGTATGCCAGTGAAAGTGAAGGGAATAATATTTGGTGGACCGCTGGCGATGAAGTACATGGGCCCTATCATACAAACGGGCATTTAAGAATTCGAAATCCTGTTTTTTATGATACGGTAAGCTATTCAGGAAATTATATTCGAGGAAATCCATACAGCCCCACTTATCATAATATTCATGGGGGAGCAGAAAAATCAGAAACCATGGAAATTCCGGCTACAAATTCTTCTTTGGAACAATGGGCAGCGATGGATGGCTATGTATTTGAAGGTCGCACCGCCATACACTTAAAGGGTGATAAGATTAAAGTGAAATACATTGAAAATAATACAGTAATAGAAGAAGAACGGCCCCTACCGCCCAATGATATTATATACATTAAAGGAAACCAAAACAATAATAAATGGCACCCGGATACGGGAAACCTTTTTATTTCCGGAGAGCTGGAAGGCAGACTAACCATTGGGGCGGAAAATAATATTTATATCACGGCAACGGATCCGACGGAATGGTATGATGATCAGGAGTGGTATCCGGGAGGTCAATATAGAAATGATGAGAGTCAAGTTCCACCTACCCCCCTAGAGAATCCATCCCAAGGAGGAATCACTTATAAAAACACAACCTTTGGCGATCCCGACAATCCTTCCGTATGGGATTCAGAAAGAGAAATATGGATAAGGGAAGCGGAAGGGGAGGACATGCTGGGTCTTGTGGCTAACCACGATGTTTTAATTCTTCATCATGGTTGGCTAAGGGATGGAACCGATGGGAATGGCTGGAGTTGGGATTATGAATGGGAGAAACGATGGACAGGACCTTTTTGGAACCGACGATTTCGGAACTGGCAAAGAAGTTCAACAGACAGTAGAATGTACGACGTAGCCCCCAATGATATGCACATTCACGGTGCAGTTTTTGCAACCCAGGGCGGTTTTGGATTTGAAAATCATGATAGTGGTAGTCGAAAAGGGGATATTATCTTATGGGGAAATATTACACAAAAAGAGCGATTAGCCGTAGGGATCATTAACTCCACCGGCTATCTCAAAAAATATGCCCATGATCCAAGAATGTTCTACCGATATCCACCCAGGATTTTAGAACCGACAAACCTTGGCTGGGAAATAAGAGATTGGAAGGAAGTAACCGGAGAATGA